GGGGCAGTTTGGCGTAGGTTGGCATAGCCCGCACCTCCGGCAGCACGCGAAGCGTTTCCTGAACCACGGCGGCAGAGGTCGTCGTGGTTAGTTCCTCGAGTTGCTTGTGGCGGACCGCTTCGTCGTCGCTCAGCAAAAGGGCGTAAATCAGGGTGCTGGCGCCAAGGCTTTCCCGCGCGGCGGACTGCAGATTTGTCGGGATGCCGGAGCGCCTCTCCTCGGCGTAGCGGAGATGGGCGGGAGTGGGCTTGCCCGCGTTGACCAGGACCGTTTGTGAGACAGTTGCCGGTGTTGTGAGTTCTGCCAGCCCTCGTTGCGCGTGCGGCAGGCCCGGGAATGGGAACGGAATGGGTGAGCCCTGCGGTTTGGCTGAGGCCGGCGGAACGGCCGCCTCCGCTGTGGCGAGGCTGACGCGCGGGAAACGTCCATCGAAGTCCGGATCAATGGCCCGGATGCGTTCGGCCAGCGGTGGATGTGTGTCCAGCAGGTGGAAGAACGACTTGCCCATGCCGTTGCCGAAGAACATGTGGCTGGCTTCGTCGGCATGCGCCGCTTTGAGCTTCGATCCCAATTCCAACCCGCCGATCTTCTTCAGCGCGCCGGCCAGGCCCGCCGGGTTGCGCGTGAACTGCACTGACGAGGCGTCCGCGAGAAACTCACGCTCCCGGCTGACGGCGGCTTGGATGAGCCGGCCAAACACCACGCCGATCCAGCCAATCAGCAGCAGTGCCAGGCCGAGCAAGGGGAGTGGATTCTTCCGGCCTCTGGTTTGCAGAAGTATCCGGCCCACCACAGTCAAGCACAGGATGCCAAAAATGATGCCCATCAGGCGCAGGTTGAGCCGCATGTCGCCGTTGAGGATATGGCTGAACTCGTGGCCGATGACGCCCTGCAGCTCATCGCGAGTGAGCAACTTCATCGCGCCGGCGGTGACGGCGACAACGGCGTCGCTGCTCGAGTGGCCGGCGGCGAAGGCATTGATGCCTCTTTCGTCGGGCAAGAGGTAGATCTGCGGCACCGGAAGGCCGGCGGCGAGGGCCATTTCCTCGACCACGTTCCGCAGTTTGCGTTCGTTCGGGTCGGTGGTGGTCGGGCTGACAATCCTCCCGCCCAGCATCGTGGCAACGGCGCTGCCGCCCTGGGCCAACTCCATGGTTTTGAAGGCGCTGCCCAGGCCAATAACCGCGAGTGTGCCCGCGGCAGCCCCGAGCAGAAGCTGCGGATGCCACAAAACCATGCGGGCCTCCTGACCGTAACCTTGGTGGTGGCCGGTGCCGAGACCGGCGAAGACCACCAGCACGGCAGCATAGACCGCCGCGATCAGCAGCGCCACGCCGAGAATGAAGTAGATGACGAGGAGCCTGGTATTCTGGCGGGCTCGATCCTGTCGCTCGAAGAAGTCCATTGCCAATCTCCAATCGCCAATTGCCGATCGGTAATCGGCATTGGGCATGTCAGAAGCTGACCTTCGGCGCTTCTTTCTGTTCCGGCTTCTCGATGACGAACAACTCGGCCGGTCCGAAGTTAAACGGTCCGGCAATCAAGTTGGTCGGGAAGGTCTCGCGTTTGGTGTTATAGCTCATCACGGCATCGTTATACGCCTGCCGGGCAAACGCCACCTTGTTTTCGGTCGAGGTGAGTTCTTCCATCAGGGTCAGCATGGTCGTGTTGGCCTTCAAGTCCGGGTAGGCTTCGGCCAGCGCGAAGAGCCGGCCCAGCGTGCTGGCCAGGGCAGTTTCCGCGCTGGAGAGCTGCTTCATGGCTGCGGCGTTGCCGGGATTCTGCGCGGCGCTCAGGCTGGCCGCGGAGGCGGCGTTGCGGGCCGCCACGACGGCCTCGAGCGTGCCACGCTCGTGCTTGAGGTAGCCCTTGGCGGTCTCGACGAGGTTAGGGATCAAGT
Above is a genomic segment from Candidatus Paceibacterota bacterium containing:
- a CDS encoding LemA family protein; amino-acid sequence: MHTSLIILFIVLALPVFFILMWFVVTYNALVALRNRFKNAFAQIDVQLKRRYDLIPNLVETAKGYLKHERGTLEAVVAARNAASAASLSAAQNPGNAAAMKQLSSAETALASTLGRLFALAEAYPDLKANTTMLTLMEELTSTENKVAFARQAYNDAVMSYNTKRETFPTNLIAGPFNFGPAELFVIEKPEQKEAPKVSF
- a CDS encoding M48 family metallopeptidase encodes the protein MPNADYRSAIGDWRLAMDFFERQDRARQNTRLLVIYFILGVALLIAAVYAAVLVVFAGLGTGHHQGYGQEARMVLWHPQLLLGAAAGTLAVIGLGSAFKTMELAQGGSAVATMLGGRIVSPTTTDPNERKLRNVVEEMALAAGLPVPQIYLLPDERGINAFAAGHSSSDAVVAVTAGAMKLLTRDELQGVIGHEFSHILNGDMRLNLRLMGIIFGILCLTVVGRILLQTRGRKNPLPLLGLALLLIGWIGVVFGRLIQAAVSREREFLADASSVQFTRNPAGLAGALKKIGGLELGSKLKAAHADEASHMFFGNGMGKSFFHLLDTHPPLAERIRAIDPDFDGRFPRVSLATAEAAVPPASAKPQGSPIPFPFPGLPHAQRGLAELTTPATVSQTVLVNAGKPTPAHLRYAEERRSGIPTNLQSAARESLGASTLIYALLLSDDEAVRHKQLEELTTTTSAAVVQETLRVLPEVRAMPTYAKLPLVDFALPGLCQLSPRQFQQFRAAVRKLVESDSEIDLFEYVLQKIVVRHLEPHFLPARKPVIQYYALKPLVGDCAILLSALACLGQDAPDKVQFAFQQGAQPLSYAAQVELRRLPEADCDLAQVDAALNRLCQAVPQIKKSVLNACAQTVAADGVIQEMEAELLRAIADTLDCPMPPFILVQPNE